From the Shewanella amazonensis SB2B genome, one window contains:
- a CDS encoding VOC family protein, with protein MRLNQITLSVTDMAAAVEFYLTLGAIQIVDTPHYARFALPEGDESFSLHLRKEPPSPGHCLYFESERLDEWVAELKSRGLSFKGEPEDKPWLWREAELTDPSGNTIKLFYAAENRLNPPWRVEKRKY; from the coding sequence ATGAGACTGAATCAAATCACCCTGAGCGTGACCGATATGGCGGCCGCCGTGGAATTTTATCTGACACTGGGCGCGATACAGATAGTGGATACGCCGCACTATGCCCGCTTCGCCCTGCCTGAGGGTGACGAGAGTTTTTCCCTGCACCTGCGCAAGGAGCCGCCCTCACCGGGCCACTGTCTCTACTTTGAGAGTGAGCGACTGGACGAGTGGGTGGCAGAACTGAAATCCCGAGGCCTCTCTTTTAAAGGAGAGCCGGAAGATAAACCCTGGCTGTGGCGTGAGGCTGAACTGACCGACCCCAGCGGCAATACCATCAAGTTGTTTTATGCCGCCGAAAATCGCCTGAATCCCCCCTGGCGGGTGGAAAAACGTAAATACTGA
- a CDS encoding ACP S-malonyltransferase, producing the protein MNTSATKERVLVIAPGRGCYNKEELGYLKRLHGDKVDFIAGIDAFRRHEGQKSIAELDAMDKYSFKLHTPGENASALIYACAMADFMDIDRDRFEIVAVTGNSMGWYIALACAGALDEEGAIGVINTMGSMMQDGLIGGQMIYPEMDDNWHPSPVRTQMLDKLLAEAEATEGCALYTSIHLGGFRVLAGNEAGLKLAEERLPKIDERYPMRLYNHGAFHSPLLTEVSAKGKSLLPKSFFKAPNVPLVDGRGAIWTQYSTDTEKLWEYTLGHQVTEPYDFTRAVQVAVKEFAPDRVMILGPGTTLGGAVAQSLIGCHWFGWQQKKDFSEGQKVDTRLIAMGMDAQRPLALKPGSQ; encoded by the coding sequence ATGAACACAAGTGCAACCAAAGAAAGAGTATTGGTGATAGCCCCGGGCCGCGGTTGTTATAACAAAGAGGAACTGGGCTACCTTAAGCGTCTTCATGGCGATAAGGTCGACTTTATCGCCGGTATCGATGCCTTTCGCCGTCACGAGGGACAAAAATCCATTGCTGAGCTGGATGCCATGGACAAGTACTCCTTCAAACTGCATACCCCCGGTGAAAATGCCTCGGCACTGATTTACGCCTGCGCCATGGCCGACTTTATGGATATAGACCGCGACCGCTTTGAGATAGTGGCGGTGACCGGGAACTCCATGGGCTGGTACATTGCCCTTGCCTGCGCCGGTGCGCTGGATGAAGAGGGAGCTATCGGGGTGATTAACACCATGGGTTCCATGATGCAGGATGGCCTGATTGGTGGGCAGATGATATATCCCGAGATGGATGATAACTGGCATCCGAGTCCCGTCAGGACGCAAATGCTGGATAAGCTGCTGGCCGAAGCTGAGGCCACTGAAGGCTGTGCGCTGTACACCTCGATTCACCTCGGTGGATTCCGGGTGCTGGCGGGTAACGAAGCGGGGCTCAAACTGGCCGAAGAGCGATTGCCAAAAATCGATGAGCGTTATCCCATGCGGCTCTATAACCACGGCGCCTTTCACTCGCCGCTGTTAACCGAGGTATCGGCCAAGGGCAAAAGTCTGTTGCCAAAGAGCTTCTTTAAAGCGCCCAATGTCCCTTTGGTGGACGGCCGCGGCGCCATCTGGACCCAATACAGCACAGACACTGAAAAGCTGTGGGAATACACCCTGGGGCATCAGGTTACCGAGCCCTATGATTTCACCCGCGCGGTGCAGGTAGCGGTGAAAGAATTTGCACCCGACAGAGTGATGATACTGGGGCCGGGCACCACCCTTGGCGGCGCTGTGGCCCAGAGTCTCATTGGATGCCATTGGTTTGGCTGGCAGCAAAAAAAGGATTTCAGTGAGGGGCAAAAAGTCGATACCCGACTTATCGCTATGGGGATGGACGCCCAGCGGCCATTGGCACTGAAGCCCGGCAGTCAATAA
- a CDS encoding DUF368 domain-containing protein, with product MGAADVVPGVSGGTIAFITGILDKLLDSVRAINPSLIKVIREEGGKAAWARINGTFLVCLLGGILTSIFSLAKLISYLLAHHPIPVWSFFFGLILVSVWHMLRQVKGFDAGRIALFILGAVVAWGITVLTPTEIPATYLNVFLGGAIAICAMILPGISGSFILLLLGLYPAVLAAAKGLQLDVLACFAAGAVCGILSFSHLLSMLLRKFHDATIFFLTGLMLGTLGKIWPWKETLSWRTNSHGEQVPLAQQNLTPWGFEQLTGESSQLGFAIVCALVGIALVLIIEKLGEGKPSR from the coding sequence ATGGGCGCGGCCGACGTGGTACCCGGTGTTTCCGGCGGCACCATTGCCTTTATCACCGGTATTCTGGACAAGCTGCTGGACAGCGTGCGTGCCATTAATCCCTCACTCATCAAAGTGATCCGTGAAGAGGGTGGAAAAGCAGCCTGGGCGCGTATCAACGGCACCTTTCTGGTGTGCCTGCTTGGCGGTATTCTCACCAGCATCTTCAGCCTCGCCAAGCTGATTTCGTACCTCCTGGCACATCACCCCATTCCGGTTTGGTCTTTCTTCTTTGGCCTGATTTTGGTGTCTGTGTGGCATATGCTGCGGCAGGTTAAGGGCTTCGATGCCGGGCGTATTGCGCTCTTTATCCTCGGGGCTGTGGTGGCCTGGGGGATTACGGTTCTCACCCCCACAGAAATACCCGCCACCTATCTTAACGTGTTCCTCGGCGGTGCCATTGCCATTTGCGCCATGATTTTGCCGGGCATTTCCGGCAGCTTTATCCTGCTCTTGCTCGGCCTCTACCCTGCGGTGCTCGCTGCTGCCAAGGGCTTACAGCTGGACGTCCTTGCCTGTTTTGCGGCGGGTGCCGTTTGCGGCATCCTGAGTTTCAGCCACCTGCTGTCGATGCTGTTACGCAAATTTCACGACGCCACCATCTTCTTCCTCACCGGCTTGATGCTGGGCACCCTGGGTAAAATCTGGCCCTGGAAAGAAACCTTAAGCTGGCGCACCAACTCCCACGGCGAGCAGGTGCCTCTGGCGCAGCAAAACCTTACGCCCTGGGGATTCGAGCAGCTTACCGGTGAATCTTCCCAGCTGGGTTTTGCCATCGTCTGCGCCTTAGTGGGTATCGCTCTGGTGCTGATTATCGAGAAACTGGGCGAAGGTAAGCCGAGCCGCTGA
- a CDS encoding membrane dipeptidase, whose product MTNLHRRSLIKALGASALLSALPTGVLAAKSLRPLYIDGLSFLPDSLDDLAASGLSAYLCDISAIEEVKQEDGTLNYKRTYNACIKSIADAGKRVSDNPGQLLQGLSAKDIKNARESGRTAVFFQIQGADCVEERLSQVDEFYQKGLRVMQLTHHYGNSFAGGALDSDEHGGLNLPLSPKGYALVDKLNDSGILIDLSHSSPQTALDTIAASRMPVVQSHGAARAIVNHARCSPDQVIRAIADSGGVFGTFMMSFWLTTSSTPTVEHYLAQLKHVARVGGIDAVAIANDYPLRGQENLLKLNNDNAEGVKEYLDWWHSLRAKKVLGFDHEPVHVVIPELNHIERMSRIHDALKDAGFSAADADKIMGGNWQRVLQQVLV is encoded by the coding sequence ATGACCAATCTTCACCGGCGCAGCCTGATAAAAGCCCTCGGCGCCAGCGCCCTCTTATCTGCCCTGCCCACCGGCGTGCTTGCCGCCAAGTCACTGCGACCACTCTACATAGATGGCCTGTCGTTTTTACCGGACTCTCTGGACGATCTCGCCGCCTCCGGTCTTTCGGCCTACCTGTGCGATATCTCCGCCATCGAAGAAGTAAAACAGGAAGATGGCACCCTCAACTACAAGCGCACCTACAACGCCTGCATCAAGTCGATTGCCGACGCCGGAAAACGCGTCAGCGATAACCCGGGGCAGCTGCTGCAGGGGCTTTCAGCCAAAGACATCAAAAACGCCCGTGAGTCGGGCCGCACCGCGGTCTTTTTTCAAATTCAGGGGGCAGACTGCGTAGAAGAACGCCTGTCACAGGTGGATGAGTTCTACCAAAAGGGCCTCAGGGTAATGCAGCTCACCCATCACTATGGCAACAGCTTTGCCGGTGGCGCACTGGACAGCGATGAGCACGGCGGCCTCAATCTCCCCCTGAGCCCCAAGGGCTATGCCCTGGTGGATAAGCTCAACGACAGCGGCATTCTCATCGACCTGAGTCACTCCAGCCCTCAAACCGCGCTGGACACCATAGCTGCCTCCCGCATGCCGGTGGTGCAAAGCCACGGTGCGGCCCGTGCCATCGTCAACCATGCCCGCTGTTCACCGGATCAGGTGATCCGCGCCATCGCAGACAGTGGCGGTGTATTCGGGACCTTTATGATGAGCTTTTGGCTGACCACCAGCAGCACTCCCACGGTTGAGCACTATCTGGCACAGCTGAAGCACGTGGCCAGGGTGGGAGGTATCGACGCGGTCGCCATTGCCAACGACTATCCCCTGCGCGGCCAGGAAAACCTGCTCAAACTCAACAATGACAACGCCGAAGGGGTGAAGGAGTATCTGGACTGGTGGCACAGCCTGCGGGCCAAAAAGGTACTCGGCTTCGACCATGAGCCGGTGCACGTGGTTATCCCCGAACTCAATCACATTGAGCGCATGAGCCGCATCCACGATGCCCTCAAGGATGCAGGCTTCAGCGCCGCTGACGCCGATAAAATCATGGGCGGCAACTGGCAGCGGGTATTGCAGCAGGTACTGGTGTAA
- a CDS encoding helix-turn-helix transcriptional regulator: MKTCQKILDLLKQQGPMTAAGLAESLGLTSMGVRQHLQAMEAEGNLAYEDISEGRGRPARYWTLTDAAQKHFGDRHSELTLRLIDSVKVIFGDVGMDALISHREAASEQAYLERMAGETTLAGRIAQLAAIRSEEGYMATVANEGDVWWLYENHCPICAAATSCQSFCRSELMLFRRLLGEGITVERSEHIIEGARRCAYRITAAMAD; the protein is encoded by the coding sequence ATGAAAACCTGCCAAAAAATCCTCGATTTGCTGAAACAGCAGGGGCCTATGACCGCCGCTGGTCTGGCCGAATCGCTGGGGCTGACCTCCATGGGAGTCAGGCAGCATCTGCAGGCCATGGAAGCCGAAGGCAATCTCGCCTATGAAGATATCAGCGAGGGCCGCGGCCGCCCGGCACGTTACTGGACCCTGACCGACGCTGCGCAAAAACACTTTGGCGATCGCCACAGCGAACTGACATTAAGGCTGATTGATTCGGTTAAGGTGATTTTTGGCGATGTGGGTATGGATGCCCTGATAAGTCACCGGGAAGCGGCCTCAGAGCAGGCGTATCTTGAGCGTATGGCGGGCGAGACCACCCTTGCCGGGCGCATAGCACAGCTTGCGGCCATTCGCAGCGAAGAAGGCTATATGGCGACCGTGGCAAACGAAGGCGATGTCTGGTGGCTGTACGAGAATCACTGCCCCATTTGCGCGGCAGCAACCAGCTGCCAGAGCTTTTGCCGCTCGGAGCTTATGTTGTTTCGCCGCTTGCTGGGGGAAGGCATTACTGTGGAGCGCAGCGAACACATTATTGAAGGGGCGCGCCGCTGCGCCTATCGCATCACTGCGGCCATGGCCGATTAA
- a CDS encoding GNAT family N-acetyltransferase, with protein sequence MSAQSPSIYRTTDGRIQVRHSDANDIGAIRAIYSQPSCFANTLQHPFPSLEKWQRRLGDLPDNCYSLVAEIDGEIVGQAGMEVFANPRRKHVANLGMAVSEDYQGIGVGSALLAAMMELAHNWLAVRRIELEVYTDNHAAIKLYKRHGFVIEGEAIGYAFRGGEYVDAFLMASCRDFG encoded by the coding sequence ATGAGTGCGCAATCGCCCAGCATCTACCGAACGACAGATGGCCGAATTCAGGTGCGCCACAGCGACGCCAACGACATTGGCGCCATTCGCGCCATTTACAGTCAGCCCAGTTGTTTTGCCAATACGCTGCAGCATCCCTTTCCATCACTGGAGAAATGGCAGCGTCGTTTGGGAGATTTACCGGACAATTGCTACAGCCTGGTGGCTGAAATCGATGGTGAGATAGTCGGGCAGGCCGGCATGGAGGTTTTCGCTAATCCAAGGCGAAAACATGTCGCCAATCTGGGTATGGCCGTGAGTGAAGATTATCAGGGCATAGGTGTGGGCTCGGCGCTGCTGGCTGCCATGATGGAGCTGGCCCACAACTGGCTGGCAGTCAGGCGCATCGAGCTTGAGGTCTACACAGACAACCACGCCGCCATCAAACTCTACAAGCGCCACGGCTTTGTAATTGAAGGTGAGGCCATTGGCTACGCGTTTCGGGGCGGCGAATACGTGGACGCCTTTTTGATGGCCAGTTGCCGCGACTTCGGCTGA
- a CDS encoding SufE family protein yields MELRPTPTDFLSRHHSSSAPLAQLVNQVQQAPNWQEKYRALMLGGKALAPLSPEWQTEDARVRGCESAAWLYHHGEQGKHYFIAGSEARIVTGLIALLLGACSGKTSDELAAFDAAAYFSALGLEGQLSPSRTNGVYALANRIKELSREDTP; encoded by the coding sequence ATGGAACTACGTCCCACCCCCACCGACTTTTTAAGCCGCCATCACAGCAGCAGTGCCCCGCTCGCGCAGCTGGTTAATCAGGTGCAGCAAGCCCCCAACTGGCAGGAAAAGTACCGTGCCCTGATGTTGGGTGGCAAAGCCCTGGCGCCCCTTTCGCCCGAGTGGCAAACCGAGGATGCCAGAGTGCGCGGCTGTGAGAGCGCCGCCTGGCTGTATCATCATGGCGAGCAGGGAAAACACTATTTTATTGCCGGCTCTGAGGCGCGCATTGTCACCGGCCTGATAGCCCTGCTGCTGGGCGCCTGCTCGGGCAAAACCAGCGACGAGCTTGCCGCATTCGATGCAGCGGCCTATTTCAGCGCCCTCGGGCTGGAGGGGCAGCTCAGCCCATCACGCACCAATGGCGTGTATGCCCTGGCAAACCGCATCAAAGAATTAAGCCGCGAGGATACCCCATGA
- a CDS encoding CPBP family intramembrane glutamic endopeptidase, producing MDENTRTLKVHLRQLRAVLLKMLVAALFIGGAIALFRFGLLPLLGKLLSLGEGELAALRRGGILVCLLLGYWGYVHVAEKRRPTELALRPASIALGALLGVAMIALASWLLFATGVYQLNEYRGFSSALFGVAGVIIVAATIEEVVFRGVMFQALESAWGTVAALWLQSLIFSVLHIANLDSNLGTPELVVTVISGTLIGAFWTVLFVQSRNIWVVAANHAAWNFAVLLTGLPLSGLDDWRALAPLESSYIGPNWLSGGTVGPEDSIVTVVLVALALIAMLLWLGKRGRFLAPVQAKPLSPIASSAGVG from the coding sequence ATGGATGAGAATACACGGACGCTTAAAGTGCATTTACGACAGTTACGGGCTGTGCTGCTGAAGATGCTTGTTGCAGCCCTTTTTATCGGTGGTGCCATAGCGCTGTTTCGTTTTGGGCTGTTGCCGCTTTTGGGCAAGTTGTTGTCCCTCGGGGAGGGCGAGCTTGCTGCACTGCGCCGAGGCGGCATTTTAGTGTGCCTGCTGCTGGGTTACTGGGGCTATGTGCATGTTGCTGAAAAGCGCCGCCCCACAGAGCTTGCCCTCAGGCCCGCCAGCATTGCCCTGGGTGCCTTGCTGGGGGTTGCCATGATTGCGCTGGCATCATGGCTGCTGTTTGCAACCGGGGTGTATCAGCTCAATGAATATCGGGGTTTCAGCAGTGCGCTTTTTGGGGTTGCCGGGGTGATTATTGTGGCGGCCACCATTGAAGAAGTGGTGTTTCGCGGCGTGATGTTTCAGGCACTGGAAAGCGCCTGGGGCACGGTGGCGGCGCTGTGGCTGCAATCACTGATTTTCTCGGTTCTGCACATCGCTAATCTTGACAGCAATCTGGGTACGCCGGAACTGGTGGTTACCGTGATTTCAGGCACCCTGATAGGGGCGTTCTGGACAGTGCTGTTTGTGCAGAGCCGCAATATCTGGGTGGTGGCTGCCAACCATGCAGCCTGGAATTTTGCCGTGCTGCTCACCGGGCTTCCGCTTTCCGGGCTGGACGACTGGCGCGCGCTTGCCCCCCTTGAGAGCAGCTATATCGGTCCCAATTGGCTCAGTGGCGGCACAGTCGGGCCGGAAGATAGCATAGTCACAGTGGTGCTGGTGGCTTTGGCGCTGATTGCCATGCTGCTGTGGCTTGGCAAACGCGGACGCTTTTTAGCACCGGTACAGGCCAAGCCCTTAAGTCCGATTGCATCGTCAGCTGGTGTCGGTTGA
- a CDS encoding VOC family protein, which yields MVHLEHINLVVHDLEKSLNFYKAAFPHWQIRGGGDGSWYGKPRQWLHFGDDYQYIALNNDGEGESRDLTGHQPGLAHFAFVVSSLDALIARLDAAGFAIAKDGAPDSGRRNVYFIDPDGMEVEFVEYLSDLPEVRNQYPQSV from the coding sequence ATGGTACATCTGGAACACATTAATCTGGTCGTGCATGACCTGGAAAAGAGCCTGAACTTTTACAAAGCCGCCTTTCCCCATTGGCAGATTCGGGGCGGTGGGGATGGAAGCTGGTATGGCAAACCGCGCCAATGGCTGCACTTTGGCGATGATTATCAATACATTGCATTAAATAATGACGGAGAGGGGGAGAGCCGGGATCTCACCGGTCATCAGCCGGGACTGGCCCACTTTGCCTTTGTGGTATCGTCGCTCGATGCCCTGATTGCCCGCCTCGACGCCGCCGGTTTTGCCATTGCCAAAGACGGTGCCCCAGATTCGGGCCGACGCAATGTGTACTTTATCGACCCCGATGGCATGGAAGTGGAGTTTGTGGAATACCTCAGCGATCTGCCTGAAGTTCGCAATCAGTATCCTCAGTCTGTTTAG
- a CDS encoding NADPH-dependent FMN reductase, with product MKLSIINGSQRRGSQSGRVAEFIKAQSHSFSDVEVIDLADYALPFWDGDSHESKGEDWAIIEAKLSASDAYVLITPEWSGMATPVLKQLLMNASVPVSGHKPALLVSVSSSVNGVFPLSELMVSGNKNNKMVFIPANLIVRNVEEVLHPVAEGEQSSRDKAIRERIAESVALLGHYTELLLPMRQYRDPFRYGM from the coding sequence ATGAAACTCAGCATCATCAACGGCAGTCAGCGCCGGGGTTCACAAAGCGGCAGGGTAGCCGAATTCATCAAGGCGCAAAGCCACAGCTTCAGCGACGTAGAAGTGATAGATCTGGCTGATTACGCCCTGCCTTTCTGGGATGGCGACAGCCACGAGAGCAAGGGCGAAGACTGGGCCATCATCGAGGCCAAGCTCAGCGCCAGCGATGCTTATGTGCTCATCACCCCCGAGTGGAGCGGCATGGCAACGCCAGTGCTGAAGCAACTGTTGATGAATGCCAGCGTACCCGTGTCCGGCCATAAACCCGCGCTTCTCGTGTCGGTTTCATCCAGCGTCAATGGGGTGTTCCCACTGAGTGAACTCATGGTAAGTGGCAATAAAAACAACAAGATGGTGTTTATTCCCGCCAACCTGATAGTACGGAATGTGGAAGAGGTACTCCACCCGGTGGCAGAAGGCGAGCAAAGCAGCCGGGATAAGGCCATACGCGAGCGGATTGCCGAGTCTGTGGCCCTGCTTGGCCACTACACTGAGCTGCTGTTGCCAATGCGTCAGTACCGGGATCCGTTTCGATACGGCATGTAA
- a CDS encoding DUF1971 domain-containing protein — protein sequence MALIPKNYVPVGSTRIFGGNDIPEMLLSQHRTRNGFYSQIEVIEGELLWQGFGDTDGKPGIEVHLRANDRAMTHPGKCYSVKLLSDETRFRLNVFAHQSLQESNVDVSSTVGLFLEPLAPDLTPVAKQTEDTDCELQADR from the coding sequence ATGGCATTGATACCGAAAAATTATGTTCCAGTGGGTTCCACCCGGATATTCGGCGGTAATGATATACCTGAAATGCTGTTGTCGCAGCATCGTACCCGAAATGGCTTTTACAGCCAGATTGAGGTCATTGAAGGTGAGCTCTTATGGCAAGGTTTTGGCGACACAGATGGCAAGCCCGGTATTGAGGTGCACCTGCGCGCCAACGACAGGGCCATGACCCACCCCGGCAAGTGTTACAGCGTGAAGCTGCTCAGCGATGAGACCCGTTTCAGACTCAATGTGTTTGCCCATCAAAGCCTGCAGGAAAGCAATGTCGATGTCAGCAGCACAGTGGGGCTCTTTCTCGAACCCCTTGCTCCGGACCTGACGCCTGTGGCTAAACAGACTGAGGATACTGATTGCGAACTTCAGGCAGATCGCTGA
- a CDS encoding hotdog fold domain-containing protein → MAGKPNKVMALYQKLIPYPFGRVIFSKMVARMAPYFGTIKPLITELRPNYCECFIKKRSAVHNHIKTVHVIAICNGLEMAMGVMAEASIPPHLRWIPKGMSLDYTSKAGSDIRCVAEVKPEDWQEGDLLVPVTAYDKDGVVVVKGHIKLWISLKPART, encoded by the coding sequence ATGGCAGGCAAACCCAACAAGGTAATGGCCCTTTACCAGAAGCTCATTCCCTATCCCTTTGGCAGAGTGATTTTTTCCAAAATGGTGGCCCGTATGGCGCCCTACTTTGGCACCATCAAGCCTCTGATTACCGAGCTTAGGCCCAACTACTGCGAATGCTTTATCAAAAAGCGCAGCGCCGTGCATAACCACATCAAGACAGTGCACGTGATTGCCATCTGTAACGGCCTGGAGATGGCCATGGGCGTGATGGCCGAAGCCTCAATTCCGCCACATCTGCGCTGGATCCCCAAAGGCATGAGCCTGGATTACACCTCCAAGGCCGGCAGCGATATCCGCTGTGTGGCAGAGGTTAAACCAGAAGACTGGCAGGAAGGCGATTTATTGGTGCCGGTAACCGCCTACGACAAAGACGGCGTGGTGGTGGTCAAAGGCCACATCAAGCTGTGGATCTCCCTTAAACCGGCCAGGACCTGA
- a CDS encoding HipA family kinase yields MEQVKIGLMLPGATFFNDHNVNPTWKGHVKTHDSVVVAYVKKVTVQELYAECVCAVIGRSLGLSIPKPIIVKVTHTVFEEIPEGEYALAFGSEDAGYPSFRRYSKSEEALEKLKNYSRVLDIGVFDEWIANWDRNVGNILYDGGDKFSFIDHENALDLSLDESDSAKDNQIIRVIYSLKSEFEKHKIIRDIDVGITRQYKEFPFSLISEKTYASSYLSQEQIIKVIGFLEKRTEHIKILMNRRLGIQQQEMAL; encoded by the coding sequence ATGGAACAAGTAAAAATAGGATTGATGCTTCCTGGAGCTACATTCTTTAATGATCATAATGTAAACCCTACATGGAAAGGTCATGTTAAAACACATGATTCAGTAGTGGTTGCATATGTAAAAAAAGTTACAGTTCAAGAGCTTTATGCCGAATGTGTATGCGCTGTAATAGGTCGTTCACTTGGATTATCCATTCCAAAACCTATTATTGTTAAGGTTACGCATACCGTTTTTGAAGAAATTCCTGAAGGTGAATATGCTTTAGCATTTGGATCTGAAGATGCAGGTTATCCAAGTTTTCGAAGGTACTCCAAAAGTGAAGAGGCATTAGAAAAGCTCAAAAACTACTCAAGAGTATTAGATATTGGTGTTTTTGATGAGTGGATCGCCAACTGGGACAGAAATGTAGGAAACATACTTTATGATGGCGGTGATAAATTTTCTTTCATAGACCATGAAAATGCTTTGGACCTATCTTTAGATGAAAGTGACTCAGCTAAAGATAACCAAATCATTAGAGTTATATATTCATTAAAAAGTGAATTTGAGAAACATAAAATTATTAGAGATATTGACGTAGGAATAACTCGCCAGTACAAAGAGTTTCCTTTTTCTCTGATTTCAGAAAAAACCTATGCCAGTTCTTACTTATCCCAAGAGCAGATTATAAAGGTTATAGGGTTTCTTGAGAAAAGAACTGAGCACATTAAAATATTAATGAATCGAAGACTGGGAATTCAACAACAGGAGATGGCGTTATGA
- a CDS encoding pseudouridine synthase — translation MISPRGRLDSFLAKTLNIPKKAVRELLKAERVTVDGKVALEMALQIGPFSQIYLGDTALRADTPRYLMLNKPVGVVSATKDKEHKTVLDLIPEALRAGLHIVGRLDLNTSGLVLLSNDSRWSESMMQPGAHVPKEYWVTLEHPLTEDYIAAFERGFYFETEGITTLPARLAILGEREARVELCEGKYHQIKRMFGRFQNPVVALHRHRIGALMLDPGLAPGQWRPLTDDEKLACLKGAKPPNDFRPIAENP, via the coding sequence ATGATTTCCCCCCGGGGCAGACTCGATAGTTTTTTGGCCAAAACCCTCAATATCCCCAAAAAAGCGGTGCGCGAACTGCTTAAAGCCGAGCGGGTGACTGTGGATGGCAAGGTAGCGCTGGAGATGGCGCTGCAAATCGGCCCGTTCAGTCAGATTTACCTCGGCGATACCGCCCTTCGCGCCGACACACCGCGCTACCTGATGCTCAATAAACCCGTGGGCGTGGTATCGGCTACCAAAGACAAAGAGCACAAAACCGTGCTCGACCTGATCCCCGAGGCGCTCAGAGCCGGACTGCACATAGTCGGCAGGCTGGATTTGAATACCTCGGGACTGGTGCTTTTATCCAACGACAGCCGCTGGTCTGAATCCATGATGCAGCCCGGTGCCCATGTGCCCAAGGAATATTGGGTGACCCTGGAACATCCGCTGACCGAGGACTATATCGCCGCTTTTGAGCGCGGCTTTTACTTTGAGACTGAAGGCATCACCACCCTGCCTGCCAGGCTTGCCATCCTCGGTGAGCGTGAGGCGAGGGTGGAGCTGTGCGAAGGCAAGTACCACCAAATCAAGCGTATGTTTGGCCGCTTTCAAAACCCGGTTGTTGCACTGCACCGGCACCGAATCGGCGCCCTGATGCTGGATCCCGGGCTCGCCCCCGGGCAGTGGCGACCACTCACCGACGATGAAAAGCTGGCTTGCCTGAAGGGCGCCAAGCCGCCAAACGACTTCAGGCCGATCGCCGAGAACCCATAA